Below is a genomic region from Telmatobacter sp. DSM 110680.
GAGGGCAGTGTCAGGTCAAACAGTGGAAGGCGGCCCACCACCTTGTTGTCCACCACGGCAACGCCGGTGATCATGGGCATCGAGCCAGTGGTGTCAATGATGAAGTCCTGCAGCCGGACCGTTGTTGAACCACCTTCAAAGGTCAGCCCGCCGGAGTGAATCAAGTTGCCCATCGCGGTGTCGCGGTCAATGACACCGGTAACGATGGGAAACGATACGACGCCACCCGACACCATCGTTGGATTTACCTGTCCTACCTTGACGCTCAGGGCCGTGAGAGCGCTGGTGAAGGTGCTGCTGAGGGTAACATCGGTTGCGCCCGCGTAGGCGGTAACGGTGCTTTGCGCCGAGGCGCTGATTGAGAGCAGGGACAACACGGCAGTTGCGCAGATCGACTGTGCAAGCATTCTCATCTTCATGGTTCTGGTCTCCTGGAATTCTTCTGGGAAGTTGCCGGCGTTGAATCCAATCCGGACAATCCGAAGATAGAGATGCTGGCGGCGTCATTTCCGGTAGCGACGACGAAGGGCCGGTTTTGATTGGGCAGACAAAATTCGAAAGCTTTCCAGCGCAGATGGAAAACTTCATAGAAGTCGATGACCGGCGCGCAATTTGAGCGTTCCACCGCTTGATAAGAATTCATGGAGTGCCCGGCGCAAGGCTGCGCTATACTTCTCGCCTTCGAACACTGCTGAGAATTTCCCCCCGAAGAAAACCTGAACTGAAAGTGGAGGTCTGCATGAGAGTCATGTCTACGTACAGCGTGCGTCCGGGCTGTATCAAGGAAGCCGCAGCGCGATTTCTCGCCGGAGAGGGAGCGCCCGTTGAGGGTGTGACCCTGGTAGGACGCTGGCACAAAACCGATGGCAGCGGCGGATTCGTTCTCTACGAGTCCGACAGTCCCGAAGCCCTGTTTAACGGCGCGATGAAGTGGGCCGATGTGCTGG
It encodes:
- a CDS encoding DUF3303 family protein, with the protein product MRVMSTYSVRPGCIKEAAARFLAGEGAPVEGVTLVGRWHKTDGSGGFVLYESDSPEALFNGAMKWADVLEIHSNVVVDDNAAGAAMAKYYGK